A genome region from Ottowia testudinis includes the following:
- a CDS encoding bacteriohemerythrin, whose product MPTLLWSDDFALGVTEMDATHQEFVALLADASRAADADLPTCWQALVEHTAQHFAREDAYMLATRFAATNCHTTHHAMVLNVMRQGLAMGQQGDLAPMRQMARELATWFPQHADTMDAALALHLQRVGFDPATGAVTHASALPAEAIHGCGGGSCSPAEEPQPAAAAA is encoded by the coding sequence ATGCCCACTCTGCTCTGGTCCGACGACTTCGCTCTGGGCGTGACCGAGATGGACGCCACGCACCAGGAGTTCGTTGCCCTGCTGGCCGACGCGAGCCGCGCTGCCGATGCCGACCTGCCCACGTGCTGGCAGGCGCTGGTCGAGCACACGGCGCAGCATTTCGCGCGCGAGGACGCCTACATGCTGGCCACGCGTTTTGCCGCCACCAACTGCCACACCACGCACCACGCCATGGTGCTGAATGTGATGCGCCAAGGCCTGGCGATGGGCCAGCAAGGCGACCTGGCGCCGATGCGCCAGATGGCGCGCGAGTTGGCCACCTGGTTCCCTCAACACGCCGACACCATGGACGCGGCGCTGGCCCTGCACTTGCAGCGCGTCGGCTTTGATCCCGCCACCGGCGCCGTCACGCACGCCAGCGCCCTGCCGGCCGAGGCCATTCACGGCTGTGGCGGCGGTAGTTGCAGCCCGGCAGAGGAACCAC